Proteins encoded within one genomic window of Fragaria vesca subsp. vesca linkage group LG1, FraVesHawaii_1.0, whole genome shotgun sequence:
- the LOC101294204 gene encoding pre-rRNA-processing protein TSR2 homolog, whose translation MEPERKLTAAAVAVFHEGVGLVLSRWSALQLAVENEWGGRDSRQKAEQLVSDIVSWVNHSTELLYIDDLEEMLNEAMLSLNTMTEDGSIEEVAEKIMIMHEECLDCNFKSIESLREANSQRVPTHVKQVVDDDEDSDDDDDVTVPSMTRNDSSNMVVDEPESHAREPKTKQAVEAEDGWEVVGPRKSRGKRN comes from the exons ATGGAGCCTGAGAGAAAGCTAACGGCGGCGGCTGTGGCGGTGTTCCATGAAGGCGTCGGATTAGTTCTGTCTCGGTGGTCGGCACTTCAATTGGCTGTCGAGAACGAGTGGGGCGGCCGTGACTCGCGCCAAAAGGCCGAGCAACTCGTCTCCGATATCGTCTCCTGGGTCAATCACTCCACTG AACTTCTTTATATAGATGATTTGGAAGAAATGCTCAACGAAGCTATGCTTTCTCTGAATACTATGACAGAGGATGGTAGCATTGAGGAG GTAGCTGAAAAAATAATGATTATGCATGAAGAATGTTTGGATTGCAATTTCAAGTCCATTGAAAGCCTAAGGGAAGCCAATAGTCAAAGAGTTCCTACTCATGTTAAACAG GTTGTGGATGATGACGAAGATAGTGATGATGACGATGATGTTACTGTTCCTAGCATGACTAGAAATGATTCATCAAACATGGTTGTGGACGAACCAGAGTCTCATGCAAGAGAGCCAAAGACCAAGCAGGCAGTTGAAGCAGAAGATGGTTGGGAGGTAGTTGGACCTAGAAAAAGTAGGGGTAAAAGGAATTAG